The Rhodoferax ferrireducens T118 DNA segment GCCAACCATTACAAGGCGCAACTGGCCAAGGCCCAGGCCTGATCGGCGATACCGCCGGTCGCAGTGACGCGCTGGCAATCATCTTTTGGTTGCTATACTAAACATAGCTACTTGCGCAATATTCACGGGGGCTAGAGCCCTATTTGACTCATATTGATTGGAATACTCATGAAAACCTACCTTTGCATCGTTTGCGGCTTCATCTATGACGAGGCCGCGGGTCGTCCGGAAGATGGCATCGCCCCCGGCACACGCTGGGCGGATGTGCCCGACACCTGGGCCTGCCCGGACTGTGGCGTCGCCAAGGCCGACTTTGAGCCGGTAGAGATCTAAAACCGAAGGTCCGACATGGCACCTCCGATCATCATCATTGGCGCCGGGCTGGCCGGCTGGACCACCGTGCGCGAGCTGCGCAAGCTTGACCAGCGTACGCCGGTGCTGCTGATCACGGCCGACAGCGGAGATTTCTACGCCAAGCCGGCGCTGTCCAACGCGTTGCAGCAACAGCGCACACCGGCGCAACTGGTCACCACGCCGGCGGCCCAGATGGCAGCGACGCACAAGGTGCGTCTGCTGGCGCATACCCGGGTGCTGGTCATTGATGCGCTAACACGCACGCTGCGCAGCACCCGGGGCGAGTTCAGCTATCGCCACTTGGTGTTGGCCACCGGCGCACAGCCGATTCGACTGCCGCTGGCGGGGGATGCGGCGGATCAGGTGCAGTCGATCAATTCACTGGATGACTTCTCCCGGTTCCACCAGCGTCTGACGCGTGCCGCCGGGTGTGGCGACAAGGGGGTGGGCGGGGGCTCGCCGCTGAACCTGCAGTCGGCCAGTGAACACAGCCGGCGCCATGCCCTGATCATGGGGGCCGGCCTGATTGGTTGCGAGTTTGCCAACGACCTTGCCGCAGCGGGTTACCGGGTGACGGTGGTTGACCCGTCGACCGGGCCGATGACGGCCTTGTTGCCGGCATCAGCCAGCGCACAGTTGCAGCAGGCGCTGGCAGGCTTGGGCGTGCGCTGGCACTTTGGCGCGACCGTCAAGTCGGTCAACTGGGCAAAAACGGGGGGGTCCATCGCGGTGGCCGAGAGCGCCCGTGTCCATCAGGTCGAGTCCGTCCTCCAGGTTGAGCTGTCAAATGGGTCGCTAGCCCCCGTGGATATTGTGTTGAGTGCTATTGGTTTGAAATCGGACACGGCGCTGGCGCAGGCCGCCGGGCTGGTCTGCGAGCGCGGCATCGTGGTGGACGCCACATTGCAGACCAGTAGCCCGCATATCTACGCCCTGGGTGACGCCGCGCAATACGCGACCGGGCGATGGGGCGTGGCGGCTGATGCTGCGGCAACATCGGTGGCGGGCGCCCGGACCATGCCCTATGTGATGCCCATCATGAGCGCCGCACGCGCTTTGGCAGCCACGCTGGCGGGCACGCCGACCGCTGTCGCTTTTGCGCTGATGCCGGTCGCCATCAAGACCCCGGCGCTGCCAATTGTGGTGGCCGCACCGGCACCCGGCACAGCGGGAGAGTGGCGCAGTGAAGCGTCAGGACAGTGGCAATTCATGGACGGGCAGCATCAAGTGCGCGGCTTTGCGCTGACAGGGACGCAAACTGCCCGGCGCGCAGAGCAAGCCAAGCTGGTGTTGGCTTGAGGGTGATGCACCCGGCACGGTCTACAATTTCACTCCCGTAGCGACGCCCTGAGGCTGGCCTCTTGGTCATACGGTTTGCAACAGGAGAGACCCCATGCCCCATACAACGGCCACCGCCGCAGACAAACGCGCTGAATTGCGCCGCGCCACACTCGAGTACCACGAATTTCCCACCCCCGGCAAAATTTCCATTGCGCCGACCAAGCAGTTGATCAACCAGCATGATCTGGGGCTGGCCTACACGCCGGGCGTGGCCATTCCGTGCGAGGAAATCGTCAAAGACCCGAATAACGCCTACAAGTACACCAGCCGGGGCAATCTGGTGGCGGTCGTCACCAACGGCACCGCCGTGCTCGGACTGGGCGACATTGGCCCATTGGCGGGTAAACCGGTGATGGAAGGCAAGGCCGTGCTGTTCAAGAAGTTCGCCGGTATTGATGTGTTCGACATCGAAATCAACGAAAAGCACGATCTTGACAAGCTGGTGGACATCATCGCTTCGCTGGAGCCGACCTTTGGCGGCATCAACCTGGAAGACATCAAGGCACCCGACTGCTTTTATGTCGAGCGCAAGTTGCGCGAACGCATGAAGATTCCGGTCTTTCATGATGACCAGCACGGTACCGCCATCACGGTCGGTGCGGCCATTCTCAACGGCCTGAAAGTGGCCGGCAAGGACCCGAAAGACGTGAAACTGGTGACCTCCGGCGCCGGTGCCGCAGCGCTGGCTTG contains these protein-coding regions:
- a CDS encoding rubredoxin: MKTYLCIVCGFIYDEAAGRPEDGIAPGTRWADVPDTWACPDCGVAKADFEPVEI
- a CDS encoding FAD-dependent oxidoreductase; amino-acid sequence: MAPPIIIIGAGLAGWTTVRELRKLDQRTPVLLITADSGDFYAKPALSNALQQQRTPAQLVTTPAAQMAATHKVRLLAHTRVLVIDALTRTLRSTRGEFSYRHLVLATGAQPIRLPLAGDAADQVQSINSLDDFSRFHQRLTRAAGCGDKGVGGGSPLNLQSASEHSRRHALIMGAGLIGCEFANDLAAAGYRVTVVDPSTGPMTALLPASASAQLQQALAGLGVRWHFGATVKSVNWAKTGGSIAVAESARVHQVESVLQVELSNGSLAPVDIVLSAIGLKSDTALAQAAGLVCERGIVVDATLQTSSPHIYALGDAAQYATGRWGVAADAAATSVAGARTMPYVMPIMSAARALAATLAGTPTAVAFALMPVAIKTPALPIVVAAPAPGTAGEWRSEASGQWQFMDGQHQVRGFALTGTQTARRAEQAKLVLA